In Oncorhynchus tshawytscha isolate Ot180627B linkage group LG24, Otsh_v2.0, whole genome shotgun sequence, the genomic window GCGGTCCAACAGAACATTCTGCAATTAAACTGTGTTATTTGATGTAACAAATACTCAAACTCTGATTCGAACTGTAGATCAAAACTTTGTGAAAACACCCTTATTGGCAAGTAGCTCAAAGGGGATTGGCTACGGACCATGTTCCTTTGTTTGTTTAGTTAGATGCCTTGTAAGTCACTTGTCAGGACTTTCACTTGTGTCTTTCAGCAGCCCCAAATACCCCAGCTACATGCTGATGCTGTTGTATTTTGAATCATTTCTAATCAACCTGGTTATTCTTTTGTGGGTATGTGGCTCTCTGTAGGGACGTGTGGGTTCAGGCTACCGGACCTTAGACAGCAGTGATCGGAAGTTCTCCAACTCTCTGATGCTGGTTGAAATcctgaaaaataaaatgtaaacctTTTATTTTACACAATGAAGTTCCTGTATGAAATGGGTTTGAGTAGAGTTAAGAGTGGTTGAAAGTTAAAATCTATATGACCCCCACTTCTTTTAtgttgatttgaacttttcgaGTATATCTAATTCTATGCCAGGAACTATTGTACCTTCCAAAGGCATTGAGGAGAGACACTATCTCTTGGCGACTGAGCTGGAAAGTGAGCCGGGCGCTGCCGGATTTGGGCAGAGCCTCGATCTGTCGCTCGGAAAACAAGATCTTCAGGGCTGTGCCTAACCCCTGAGTCTGCATGGAGTGAGAGTGTATACTTAGCATTCAAAACGACCTAAGTCACCTCAATCCCTCTACATTGGTCAAGGTGTCTACAATACAATATTACCTCACTAACTAAAGTAGATCTTTGTATCACCAAAATAAAATGTCTGAGCAGTCAAATATCAGACACACAAAGAGTTAAGAGGACTCTCCTGTTCACTCGCCTGTAGTTTTCCCCAGAGCCTGCACTTAAAGCAGCCCACACAGTCCATGATCCTGGAGATGTTGCGGAAGGTCAGCCTGAAATCCTCCTGATGTCAATGAAAAGAAAGAGCAATTACAACAGAAAGAGAAGCACAGATAGTGGTTTAGTAGTTcaacagacatgactacataacGTCCATAGAGTTCAATGTGTTCTAAGAGtactatactgtaggcctatagcaTACTTACCTTGAGATTGGCAGCTTCCTCCTTATTCCCAGCAAACAGAGACGTCTCGTCAAAGTGCAAAGGGAAAGACCTGAGGGGTGTTAAAGAGTTTTTCACTGCGATGATACAACACAAGCAGGTACCTTTTAGAGTACATCAGCTTTTATGcagcactttgaaatatcagctgatgtaagaagggctatataaatacatttgatttgatgtaataTGCATATACATTATTTATGAAGCATATATGGAGTGCTTATGAAGACTGCATGAATATAGTACATttatcatcaactagattcagctgcgggcCGATTCTTTCTTGAGCACTTGTTCGGGGGGCCGGAAAATAATTTCTAgattgcaaattgaccgcaagaagccaaaccgatataatgtttgactaaaacaatcatttcaaaccttgcttacatttgtatatgatcatgtGTCTCAATTATGAGTGAGAacacttgggaacagatttcttgaATGAAAATCACTTGAAACTGATTTCctgttgtttttacagtcttttatgtccaacaaaaatgttcatttttcctcagaaaacttggggggccaaataaaaccacccgtgggcaaaattcagtccaccagatttttatttttcctttattttactaggcaagtcagttaagaacaaattcttattttccatgacagcctaggaacagtgggttaactgaacgacagattttgtaccttgtcagctcggggatttgaacttgcaacctttcggttactagtccaatgctctaaccactaggctaccctgccaccactaggctaccctgccacccctggtGAACCCTGCTATAGTATGACTTTGTTTGTTTAacatggtgtatcaatatactgTTAATTCATCTGGACcgtgaccaaatacatatttatACATTCTGCTTAGTGTTTAACATAATTGGATTGACCCAGTAATTCTTTGCCTGCAGTACACTCACTTGGCCACCTGGAGGAGCTCTAGGAGCACGCGTTTGTGTTGTCGGTCCTGGGTGGGTTGGCCAGTGTACAGCTGGAAGGAGGGGCGCTGGAGAAGAGGCAGGACTTTGGCCAGGGCACGCAGCTCGATCAGGTAGAGGAAGTAGAGGTTGCGCAGCCTCTTTGGGCCCTCGCCGTTGGTCAGCTGGGCATCGAAACGTTGTTGGAACTCAGAGACATTGTGACCCCACTTCTTCTGGAACCAGTTgtctgagagggaggaggaaggaggtgagactttggccctgtccagaaacaaccacTGGCCCATACCCCTTGGACACTTGtagagatctgagaggatttgattTAATGAGTATCTTGCCAccttgccctctgataggcttGCTTACATCTtgtccaatcctctcagatctatcTGTCTAGGGGGAGGGGGTTGGGGCTAGCAGATGTTTCTGTGCAGGTTCTTTGATACACCCCTCATCAATGGACATATTGTAATACATATTCCCATTGCAGATATAAAGAGGTGAAAAGTAAATATGGTATAGGCATAACAGTTCATCTGGGCAACATGCAACTCCatcaaacatctttgggatgaattggaacaccgactgcgagccaggcttaatcgcccatcagtgcacgacctcactaatgctcgtggctgtggaagcaagtcccagcagcaatgttccaacatctagtggaaagtcttccaaGAAGagcagaggctgttatagcagcaaaggggggaccaactccatattaatgcccatgattttgtaatgagattctcaacaagcaggtgtccacatacttttggtcatgtagtgtaccaaCCAGCttcctctttgtgtgtgtgtgtgagagagagagagagactcaccatCTAGGAGGTACCGGGCACTCAGGTGTATGTTGATGCTAGAGTGGAGCCCAGAGACGAGCCTAAAGAAAGCCCTCTTTTCCACACACTGGCCTGGGAGGATATCGGGGATGATAGACAACAGAGGCTCATTGGTCAGTCAACCTAGCAACCTGTGCTGGCTCCaatattttattttctcattGTCCTTTTCTAGCACGTTAACCAAGACAGCTCGGCACAGAACAATAGTGTGAAAGGGGTAAATATGTATCAGAACATTGTGCTTTAAGATATTCATAGGACAATGAGTGGACATCAttgatttacattttagtaatttagcagacgctcagAGTAATTAGCGTTAAGTGCCTTGATCAGGGGCACATTAGCAgacttttcaccttgtcggctctgggattcgaacctctctaactgctaggctacttgGTCAATGTTACAAGTGTTTTACTGCTTACCATCCAGCCAACTGTAAAATGTCTTCCCTGCAAAGACATGATATTATTAATTTTATGGGATACTCATTGAGCTCAACGAACAAACATTCCATGGTCCAAAATAACTATAATTGTAAACATGATCCTTACCATCAGTTCCTGTGGgtggaaagaaacaataaaagatCAATGAAAATCTTTGGTTGCAACttgcaatacaaaatatatactgtatattcttgAAACTTAGATCAATTTGAATTTATTCTTTAAAGCTAATTATTGCATTTGAAGATTATGGAATTACTACAGTGGGTAAATCAGGTGGACTTACCACTGTAAGATGCCAGAGGATTTAGAGGTCGCTTCACAGTGTATGGTCTGAGGAAAATCATATTGTAGCCTACTGTTAACATCCAAAATCTAAAGTGGCAACTGATTCACATCCAAGGGAAGCATTTATGAACATTTATAAGCATTACAACTCATAAGCATGTATGACATGCATAAAGCATTTCTAATGACTTATTCATGAAAGTTATTATAAAGTGTAACCAAACCTTACTTGAAGCAGTTCTCCTCATAGATGCTGTTCCAGATTTGCCAGGCCTCGGGCCCCTTGTATCCAGTGAAGCGCTCTGGATTTAGCAGTAGATCCACGTACTGGGAATCAGGAGACTCCTCATCTTAGAATAAACAGCGTATGAATGAACCTTCATAAAGAGGATGAGTCTGTTGCATCTATTCTACCATACTGCAGCCTACTATAGGatactgtagcctacagcacAAGAGGATGCTAAGAGGATGGAAGATTTAACATCCCTCTTGAATGAAAGGCTGTTGCCTCAGGCACAAATAATGTTAAGTCTAGCTGTCCTTCACAGATATTTGGACGAGTTTAACATTCAAAATATTTAAATTCGACAAAATCCTTCACTGAGAAGAGAACATGTTTGGCTTACTTACCATCAATCACACAGAATCGCTCTGCCTCGTCATCATGCTTGTTCCATTCCAGGAGGGCCTGTCTGGTCTCCTTACTGCACAGAGAAACAACCACATGGATGTCAAGTTATTGATCCAACACAAGAGATGAAGTAGTATCAGGCCCAGTCCTGGCCGTTCTGCCGCCCTAGGAGAGACAAAACAAATAGCTGCTTTCCGCAAAACTACAATAGTCCCAACAagcaaaatacatattttccagatgttgaaaTCAGGTTCCGttttggttctgaatgaaagttgaaaagaTGATTGGGTCAGATTTGGTCCAGAATCTATGTTAAAACGATGTCGATCTGtgcttactggggtgtagccTACAGCGATGGCCCGCAATATAATTGtatgaatgcccatccatgtggtaggacTACCATTTGTAACAGGCAGTTGCATTGACTTAATTAGTCCTGATTACTGTGACTAATCACAATAActatttaagctctgaatatcagctacccaactttatcaggagttatCCTGAGCGTATTTGCATTGAGAATCAATGTGTttacacagcaggaaatgcagaagTTGATTCTTTTTCTCTCATCAAAAATGTGCAGATACAAACTTGAAACCCACTGGTCATGACAATTTGCCCACAGGATGAAACTCCTGGACAGCAGTTGTAAAGTAGCCTGATTGTCCATTCCATAGTCAATTTTACTTTGACCTGGTTTTAAAATATGTTGATTGTTAACATGTCAGCgcattattattcttttttttggTTGTATTTTACCCACTTTTCGCCCCAATTTTGTAATATCCAATTGCaatccaattacgatcttgtctcatagCTGCAACTCCCTAATggtctcgggagagacgaaggtcgagtcatgcgtcctccgaaacatgaccgcCAAAcagcgcttcttaacacccgccagcttaaccaggaagccagctgcaccaatgtgccggaggaaacaccgttcaactgatgaccggaggtcagcctgcaggcgcccagcccgccacaaggagctGCTAGAGCGCGATAAGGCAAGTAAaaccccctggccaaaccctcccccaacCCAGACAACTCtgagccaattgtgtgctgccctaagGGACttccggtcacggccggttgtgacacatcctgggatcaaacccaggtctgtattgatgcctcaagcactgcaatgcagtgcctgaGACCGCTACACCACTCGTAAGGCCCAGCGCATTTTTTATTTGATGAGCgccatttaggttaggctatcTGAACGAGAAACCTGATGCATGATGTAAAAAGTGTCCGTTTATTCACATTATCATACATTTTATATCCagtctgtaggctacagaaaagaCCACATAGGACAGATTATATCTGCTACATGTTTTATGTTCGATTATATTTTTGATGAAACATTGGTAGAGTGCCGCAGCGATTAGTCtgtccaacagcaccctggagtggcacgctgggaatggacaagcaaaatattttgcgcccctgcctttgacaaagtTGGCACTGTTTATCACAGAGCGTCATCAGTGCTCACCTTGAAAGCCCATATGCTTTttgagagaaattgtcattgtttttgggaagaattatgtgaggttttatttgttgttggaggtgcgtcttggtcagtttagctcagaaaatgccACCCTCGTCAATCTGCCGCCATGGGCGGCCGCCTAATGCTACATCAGACTTGGCATAGAACTCGTACCTTACCTGAGGGAGCTGTCCACTGCTCCAAGCGTCTCAGCCTTCTCACACTCCTGGTTGTTTGCTTCAGCCGAGTactacacgcatacacacacaaacatagttcAAATGTTTTAGCACATTTACACTTGAAGTCCGAAGTTAacatgcatttaaactcagtttttcacaattcctgacatttaatcctagtaaaaaatccctgtcttagatcagttaggctcacaacttcattttaagaaagtgaaatgtcagaataatagtagagagaatgatttatttcagcatttctttctttcatcatattcccagtgggtcaaaagtttacatacactcaattagtatttggtagcattgcctttaaattgtttaacttgggtcaaacgttttgggtagccttccacaagcttcccacaataagttgagtgaattttggcccattcctcctgacagagctggtgtaactgagtccgctttgtaggactccttgctcgcacacgctttttcagttctgcccacaaatcttctataggattgaggtcagggctttgtgatggccactccaataccttgaatatgttgtccttaagccattttgccacaactttggaagtatgcttggggtcattgtccatttggaagacccatttgcaaccaagctttaactttaactgatgtcttgagatgttgcttcaatatatccacataatattcggtcctcatgacgccatctattttgtgaagtgcaccagtccctcctgcagcaaatcacccccacaacatgatgctgccacccctattctttacggttgggattgtgttcttcagtttgcaagcctccccctttttcctctaaacagttatatttttgtttcatcagaccagatgacatttctccaaaaagtacgatctttgtccccatgtgcagttgaaaaccgtagtctggcttttttatggtggttttggagcagtggcctcttccttgctgagcggcctttcaggttatgtcgatataggactcgttttactgtggatatacatactgtagatactttgtacctgtttcctccagcatcttcaccaggtcctttgctgttgttctgggattgatttgcacttttcgcaccaaagtacgttcatgtctaggagacagaacgcgtctccttcctgaacagagtgaattttctggaattctccaagctgtttaaaggcagtcaacttagtgtatgtaaacttctgacccacaggaattgtgatacagtgaaatcatttgtctgtaaacaattgatggaaaaatcacttgtgtcatacacaaagtagatgtcctgaccgacttgccaaaactataatttgttaacaagacatttgtggagtgtttgaaaaatgagttttaatgactctaacctaagtctatgtaaacttccgacttcaactgtaaatggccTAAGTGcactacagtagctatgtgatATGACCCTCATTTCAAATAATTCCCCTTCATAAAGTTCTTAATCATATTACCTTATTGTGATGGCCATTTGTTTTGATTCCCTCTGGAACCTCATTCTGTGGAACATGAGTACAATCTTAAAAGGTCACCTATGTAGCTTTATGGGCGACccgaccatatatatatatatatatgtgtgagtTATAGAGccgtcattctcattgaaagcaagtctaataaGCAGTAGAGCCGTTCTATTGCTATGCACTTAACTTATATGAATCCTTATTTGATCAGTGACAGAGGTAGGCCAACGTTAGAAAGATACTCACTGGTGGACATGGGATCACGGCACAGTTCTTTTGCCCACAGAGGCCACTGTCTGTCCAGAATGGACATGGCTTATTCAGGTTCACCTAAAGAACGGCGTAGAGATTTACAGATAGAGATTTTATCATGATATACTGTAGTTGGGACACATGAAGTGACAGGTGTGAGAAGTCTGACTTGCCTTATAAAACCTGAAATAGTCGGACTCAAGCAGCTTCTGAAGTTTGGGGAAGAGTCGCTCATTGTTGAAGGCATCAATTGTCTCCACATCACAAGCGCAGTCATCCAAGCTACCGGTCACCTGTGATAACAAAAGAAAGTGTACTTCATGAACTGTAAGCCTACTTCAACTGTAGGGCCTATAATTCATAATTCAAACTTTGATCTGAAAACagtttgccatagggtggagagaaatgtttgcatttTTATGTATCTGAtcgagagtgactaacaaaagcAATGGGGGCCCTCCTAGTCAGTAATTCgatcatgattactacaagtttagttagctggctagaccAATCTAAAAACATTTTGCCTGACATGGggtaattgagtgactgtcagtgactgacctAACAAGaggaaaaactgctgatgcacaaccacattaaaaaattgcaccttgtgtattctacaatTTCAAAGGAAAATTCTACCCAAAAATGATATTTTggcatttgtttcattagtccattatTGACATAGTCCCGAAATGTTTAGCTTATCAGCAATAAAGTTTTCAAGATATTTAagtttcaaaatacagaaatcatcccctTATTATGTATTTTGGAAAATGCATATGATGCAAAATAGTTTTTTGGGGTGGAGTTTCCCCTTTAACTCTTGATTGATCAGTTGCCCATCCCAGTCATAAAcaaatgtgacccgattcaggaaactaggcgtatgtcacaagtcacgacttcacaggagagccatttgaaagtaaaaaatattgttttatcaaaatgttttttggcagaaatgccttcttgaacatgtgaactttcatgttccttaataacaaacatttatgccatctgtaaatacgaataaagttGTTTAAAATTACAAGCCTTGTTGGTTTAGCCAaagaaaaagtcaggaaccttccggttagccatgattggctgagataatgactgggctggacatgccgagagatgagtttcagATTGTTCTGCGATGTAGCATCTTGTGTCTATAAAAAGGAGCTGCTCGTTTAGTGTAGATAATATTTTCTACTCCAGTTTTTTTCTAAAGATATAATGTTAGtcatggagaactgcaaatatattgctactgctctcaattaCATTGCAGCCCTGAATTTCAGGCGCTAACGACAAAGGTCAGTTGGataaagttgtgatggactactttctggaggacgatcgTGCCTCTCTGAATCAGACGATGAGGAAATCCCCGATTTCGGTCAAAGCATTTTCATTGAAGAAgacattgtagagtcttctgaTGACGGCGATGGGGAAGAAACGGCGATCAACAGTGTTGTTGTTTCACGGAAGAAGTTgatcgagttttgaaatcagtggaacacAACGGGCCAAACAAGCAGTGCAAACTAAATGAAAATGACACAGGACGTCTTATTTAATGAAAGTGGTTGCAGTGTGCTGtgaagctttcatccatgtatatgggtaagaatCTAGCTAAAGTTTCAGATAgtatacgtttctaattttgtcagaaagttgctgttagctagccagctgtaGTTCGatagctggcttgctagctaatgttaacattGAACCTAATTTATTTGGTAAACTttagctatgacaatcggtttgtattgctagtaacgttactctatggattgggattagAGTACATTTTTTAGCTTGCTGACGTGACATGTCGAAACAAAAGaccaagttaaagcttgctgttagtgatgttttctcagaatgccatttcacattactagttatagcctaatgtcagctagctaacgttaacattGAACCTAATTTATTTGGTTAACtctagctatgacaatcagttTCTATTGCTAGTAatgttactttatgggttgggattattattttttagctagctaatgttacatgtctaaacaaaagatcccaagttaaagcttactgtgagctagctaacgttagatggctggcttgctagctaacattcatTTACGTGTATGAAGTGTGTGTAACATTAGTGAGgttatctcagaatgccatttcgcatctattgtataataatgcaaaaatatttgtatctggaatttgtctttcaacATCAGTAGAACACACcggactctcctccaccagtcatacaaggagaatggtctaatgcctcccatcataaagagagctggcccaagcaagcaaaggcagcagcgcagtcatcaactacatgcaccatttcttcaccaactaTTGAGTTGGGGAAACAAGTCTGGTCCtgaattgtgataactgcagtggccaaaacaagaacaGGTTTGTGCTCGGATATTGAGCCTGGCGGACCATGCACAAACTCCACCAGTCTGGACCTTGACTTCCAGATCACAGGCCATACCAAGTTTGCCCCCGGCTGGTGCTTCGGCCTCATCAAGCAGCGCTTCTGAAAGACAAAagtgaacactttgtctgagattgctggtgttgtgaagaacagcactgtgacaggggtcaacatcccacagctggcTGGACTGGAGGATGctacggtgctggtggaaagctatgacTTGTTACATGTGGTCTTACAGACGGTATAACACCTGACTCCGTGCTTCAGGCCGCTGCCACAGATCAAGCTGTACCAGCAATTCAGGTCAAAATAATTTTCATGgcattgtatgaggttattcttcttatTTAAACATgagaggtgaattgatgttgtgcagGGTTGCAATGTTTTctgattttttgtttgttattattCCATTTTACAGCTTCGATGCTCTGGAGTCTGGTGTTGTCGCCAAGAAGCGTTCGGGAACTGTcaggaccaggtttcagctgctgcacAATGCTGATATCCTTCCTCacatagatggtctgcctgtacaagcaccacctggactggacacagctaaaCAAACTTATCTTTATGAGAAGATGAGGGAGTTTTGCGACAaagaggctatggacatcacataccctgcaccaaagtcaagggcaggacagaaacaggctctccgaatatagattcccttgttcatgcgtggttcagacggaccagtcatcagcactatctgcagttattctattcaaatgactctctcctaacacacacacacacacgccatacgTTGCTGCTACCATTTattatcctgctgctcagccattttacccctgattgtatgcatataactaaactcagcaaaaaaaaacgacggccctttttcaggacccggtctttcaaagataatttgtaaaaatccaaataacttcacagatcttcattgtttaaaacactgtttcccatgcttgttcaatgttcaatgaaccataaacaattaatgaacatgcacctgtggaacagttaagacactaacaacatacagacggtaggcaattcatgtcacagttatgaaaacttaggacactaaagaagcctttctactgactctgaaaaacaccaaaagaaagatgcccagggtccctgctcatctgcgtgaacatgccttagtgatgctgcaagg contains:
- the ero1a gene encoding ERO1-like protein alpha translates to MKRYVFLGVLSMYYLQVSSSSSAAHGCFCQVTGSLDDCACDVETIDAFNNERLFPKLQKLLESDYFRFYKVNLNKPCPFWTDSGLCGQKNCAVIPCPPNEVPEGIKTNGHHNKYSAEANNQECEKAETLGAVDSSLSKETRQALLEWNKHDDEAERFCVIDDEESPDSQYVDLLLNPERFTGYKGPEAWQIWNSIYEENCFKPYTVKRPLNPLASYSGTDGKTFYSWLDGQCVEKRAFFRLVSGLHSSINIHLSARYLLDDNWFQKKWGHNVSEFQQRFDAQLTNGEGPKRLRNLYFLYLIELRALAKVLPLLQRPSFQLYTGQPTQDRQHKRVLLELLQVAKSFPLHFDETSLFAGNKEEAANLKEDFRLTFRNISRIMDCVGCFKCRLWGKLQTQGLGTALKILFSERQIEALPKSGSARLTFQLSRQEIVSLLNAFGRISTSIRELENFRSLLSKVR